Proteins co-encoded in one uncultured Draconibacterium sp. genomic window:
- the gvpA gene encoding gas vesicle structural protein GvpA: protein MAVEKTIGSSSLVEVIDRILDKGVVVDAWVRVSLVGIELLAIEARVVVASVETYLKYAEAIGLTAKAA from the coding sequence ATGGCAGTAGAAAAAACCATTGGATCTTCAAGTTTAGTAGAAGTAATTGATCGTATCCTTGACAAAGGAGTAGTAGTTGACGCATGGGTAAGAGTATCATTAGTAGGTATCGAATTGCTTGCTATCGAAGCAAGAGTAGTAGTTGCTTCAGTTGAAACTTACCTGAAATATGCTGAAGCTATTGGCTTAACAGCTAAAGCAGCATAA